Proteins encoded by one window of Manihot esculenta cultivar AM560-2 chromosome 10, M.esculenta_v8, whole genome shotgun sequence:
- the LOC110624116 gene encoding zinc finger CCCH domain-containing protein 44 produces the protein MAISSVSFTSFFFPKDVSFLNPSPSSCSLPPASPYPATLRVMRTVTCATVSPQQQQQQQERRPRGIMKPRRVTPEMAELVGASEIPRTQALKRIWAYIKEHNLQDPDNKKIIICDEKLKKIFSGRDQVGFLEVAGLISPHFLK, from the exons TAAAGATGTGTCATTTCTCAATCCTTCTCCCTCCTCCTGCAGTCTTCCACCCGCGTCTCCTTATCCTGCTACCCTGCGCGTCATGCGCACTGTCACTTGTGCCACGGTATCGccgcagcagcagcagcagcagcaggagCGGCGTCCCCGAGGTATTATGAAGCCCCGCCGCGTCACTCCAGAAATGGCTGAGCTCGTTGGTGCATCGGAGATCCCTCGTACCCAAGCGCTTAAGCGCATTTGGGCCTATATTAAGGAGCATAATCTCCAG GATCCTGATAACAAGAAGATCATAATTTGTGATGAAAAGCTGAAGAAGATATTTAGTGGTAGGGACCAAGTTGGATTTCTCGAAGTTGCAGGATTGATTAGTCCTCACTTTCTCAAGTAA